Proteins co-encoded in one Methanosarcinales archaeon Met12 genomic window:
- a CDS encoding type IV pilin N-terminal domain-containing protein, whose product MNRLPKGSFTDRGIDENAVSPIIGVILMVALTVLLAAIIGALAFGIGTPERVPLASIVVENATGGLLHSQSPEVKFGDNWITFIHRGGDSLNISWTKIIITGYGEAQNITGGAPGTRAGGDIVVVYENLEYDGKYKAYKDRNIALNDGIWSAGEVLILNGHDSKEVTRPASTVTVSIADVSVTSDNWRFKGNSKITITVMDIPSGLIIARSEVVVRQVVK is encoded by the coding sequence ATGAACAGACTACCAAAAGGTTCGTTTACCGATCGCGGCATCGATGAAAATGCGGTATCCCCCATCATCGGCGTAATACTGATGGTCGCCCTGACCGTTCTGCTTGCGGCTATCATAGGAGCCCTTGCATTTGGCATTGGAACGCCAGAGAGGGTTCCACTGGCGAGTATCGTGGTAGAGAATGCAACGGGAGGACTACTACACAGTCAATCACCAGAAGTAAAATTCGGTGATAATTGGATCACGTTCATACACAGGGGCGGAGATTCACTCAACATATCCTGGACGAAAATAATTATCACAGGATATGGGGAGGCACAAAATATTACGGGAGGCGCTCCAGGAACCAGGGCGGGAGGCGATATCGTCGTCGTCTATGAGAATTTAGAATACGACGGCAAATACAAGGCATACAAAGACCGCAATATAGCGCTCAATGATGGAATCTGGTCTGCTGGAGAAGTGCTGATACTAAATGGTCACGATAGTAAGGAAGTGACTCGTCCAGCATCGACTGTCACGGTATCAATTGCTGATGTAAGTGTCACGAGCGACAATTGGAGATTCAAAGGAAACTCAAAAATCACAATCACGGTTATGGATATCCCTTCTGGTCTAATCATCGCTAGGTCTGAGGTTGTGGTGAGACAAGTCGTGAAATAA
- a CDS encoding type II toxin-antitoxin system VapC family toxin, whose translation MFLKILEGNLEIRNKFLELCKDEKVFRNSIVYSEVVYVFLKLVTGKSSFELKKEPEVIKSKAQELEKVEALINIAENLPISNVIEEEARWIVQQYGLLPNDALIAATCKHYGIKKIATFDSDFKRVDFLEIIVPE comes from the coding sequence ATATTTCTAAAAATCTTAGAGGGAAATTTAGAGATAAGAAATAAGTTTTTAGAACTGTGTAAGGATGAGAAGGTCTTTAGGAATTCCATAGTTTATAGTGAGGTCGTCTATGTCTTTTTAAAGCTCGTTACTGGAAAAAGTAGTTTTGAACTTAAGAAAGAGCCAGAAGTTATAAAATCAAAGGCTCAAGAATTGGAAAAAGTAGAAGCTTTGATTAATATCGCAGAGAATTTGCCCATAAGCAATGTTATAGAAGAAGAAGCAAGATGGATTGTTCAGCAATATGGACTACTCCCAAACGATGCACTCATCGCTGCAACGTGCAAACATTATGGAATTAAAAAGATAGCAACCTTTGACTCAGATTTTAAAAGGGTTGACTTTTTAGAGATAATCGTGCCAGAATGA
- a CDS encoding antitoxin family protein, with translation MTKTIEVVYEKGVFKPLEKVEIREGERLRVEIDSLSNIVDTSFGLLKGKDTLKTLKELEDEWGFC, from the coding sequence ATGACAAAAACAATAGAGGTCGTCTATGAGAAGGGAGTGTTCAAGCCTCTGGAGAAGGTGGAGATAAGAGAGGGGGAGAGATTGCGGGTAGAGATAGATAGCTTAAGTAATATTGTAGACACTTCCTTTGGACTGCTGAAGGGCAAAGATACGCTCAAAACACTCAAGGAGTTAGAGGATGAATGGGGCTTTTGTTGA
- a CDS encoding PIN domain-containing protein yields MVFSMFVVDTHALLWHLTEDTKLGRKAKEVLDKADRGETTAVIPAIILAEALFILEKKRADLKFKDGLRKIERSLNYVV; encoded by the coding sequence TTGGTATTTAGCATGTTCGTCGTGGATACGCATGCACTGCTATGGCATCTAACTGAAGATACCAAACTGGGCAGAAAAGCAAAAGAAGTGCTCGATAAAGCAGATAGAGGGGAGACAACTGCTGTCATCCCGGCAATTATATTGGCAGAGGCTTTATTTATTTTAGAAAAGAAAAGAGCCGATTTGAAGTTCAAAGATGGTTTAAGGAAAATTGAAAGGAGCCTGAACTATGTAGTTTAA
- the minD gene encoding cell division ATPase MinD, with protein sequence MAAKVYAIASGKGGTGKTTITVNLGTALAMCPDYSEKKVVIIDADIGMANLGFILGLEKSPTTLHEVLAGKADVEDAMYKGIGGVTVIPSGISLQGFQNSKPEKLKEVIDTLRETADIILIDTPSGISKESMVPLTIAAEILLVVNPELTSIVDALKTKVLAEGFGVEVGGVIINRADEGRNELSSKKVGELLGTRVLQVIPEDMKIKKAALFRTPVVVATPNSPAAKGFKRLAITLLEENYGKLEKKGFVERLKDLFRFKS encoded by the coding sequence ATGGCGGCTAAAGTATATGCCATTGCATCGGGCAAGGGTGGCACAGGAAAGACGACGATTACGGTCAACCTTGGCACTGCCCTTGCGATGTGCCCTGATTACAGCGAAAAAAAAGTTGTTATAATAGATGCAGATATCGGCATGGCTAATCTGGGATTTATTCTTGGGCTGGAAAAGAGCCCGACGACATTGCACGAAGTGTTGGCTGGCAAGGCTGATGTCGAAGATGCAATGTACAAGGGAATAGGCGGGGTCACGGTCATCCCCAGTGGCATTTCTTTACAGGGCTTCCAGAATTCCAAGCCCGAAAAACTCAAGGAGGTGATAGATACACTTCGTGAAACAGCTGACATCATATTGATCGATACGCCCTCTGGAATCAGCAAAGAGAGCATGGTGCCCTTGACAATCGCTGCTGAAATTTTATTAGTAGTAAATCCGGAACTCACGTCTATAGTGGATGCCTTAAAAACCAAAGTACTGGCAGAGGGGTTTGGCGTCGAAGTGGGCGGAGTCATCATTAACCGGGCGGATGAGGGCAGGAACGAATTATCAAGTAAAAAGGTGGGAGAACTGTTGGGGACACGGGTCCTCCAAGTGATTCCGGAGGATATGAAGATTAAAAAAGCCGCGTTGTTCAGGACTCCAGTAGTAGTTGCAACTCCAAATTCACCGGCTGCCAAAGGCTTCAAGAGACTGGCCATAACTTTACTTGAAGAGAATTATGGTAAACTTGAAAAGAAGGGTTTTGTCGAGAGATTGAAGGACTTATTTAGATTTAAGTCGTGA
- a CDS encoding type II/IV secretion system ATPase subunit encodes MTDAELREIENALRISKMSKSQRDYDSVRCSIWRRQNIAPTKKRIMPKKAAEISKETLDELVSPKPVDKNQLKARIVRPKISKQVEIAEETEAVWQRTARDVTVKPTWFERMFGGAEEVDRYDLQKHGPLVDLSVPPGMEILETCSVNEPYAYTRVMYEPATHEHHYHVLEPKLSEGEQKLLSEIQDRLIETLDMNLKDVDRQGALQFMTNRINEFLRSHHIDITPASKERVMYYTTRNFLGYEKIDPIMRDPNIEDISCDGPNIPIFIYHKKFGSVRSNVTFEDVNKLYSFIIKLAQICGRHISIANPLLDGSLPDGSRVQLTLGKEVTTRGSTFTIRKFRESPFTPPELIESNTFSVEAIAYLWLAVENAKSIIFVGGTASGKTTTLNAISLFIPPEAKIVSIEDTRELNLPHQNWIPGVVRETFSKEGNIDMYDLLRSALRQRPEFLIVGEIRGEEAYVMFQAMATGHTTFSTMHADSVISVVHRLENPPISIPRILLKSLDIVCINVQTYVNKQRVRRMKAVVEVVGMDPHTNELLTNEVFRWNFSDDKFKYSGSSYVLKRIMEERAWNDKEMGDELKRRQDILKWMVSKGIKYYEDVAKIVVMYYQEPEELMKIVRQELYGS; translated from the coding sequence TTGACAGACGCCGAGCTCAGGGAAATAGAAAATGCGCTGCGCATTTCGAAGATGTCGAAATCCCAAAGGGATTACGACTCCGTCAGATGTTCCATCTGGCGGCGACAAAACATAGCACCAACTAAGAAGCGGATTATGCCAAAAAAAGCAGCAGAGATATCAAAAGAAACACTGGACGAATTGGTCTCTCCCAAACCAGTCGATAAAAACCAGTTAAAAGCGAGAATCGTCCGTCCAAAAATTTCTAAACAGGTCGAGATAGCCGAGGAGACCGAGGCAGTATGGCAGAGAACGGCAAGAGATGTCACGGTTAAGCCAACATGGTTCGAGCGCATGTTTGGGGGGGCAGAGGAAGTGGATAGATATGATCTGCAAAAGCACGGGCCATTGGTCGACCTCAGCGTGCCACCAGGTATGGAGATACTTGAGACCTGCTCAGTTAATGAGCCATATGCATATACCAGAGTTATGTATGAACCGGCCACGCACGAACATCACTACCATGTTCTTGAGCCAAAGTTGAGCGAAGGTGAACAAAAGCTCCTTAGTGAGATTCAAGATCGATTGATTGAGACATTAGACATGAACTTGAAGGACGTTGATAGACAAGGTGCATTGCAGTTTATGACTAATCGCATCAACGAATTTTTACGAAGTCATCACATTGATATCACCCCTGCCTCAAAGGAGAGGGTCATGTATTATACGACACGCAATTTTTTGGGGTATGAAAAGATTGACCCGATAATGCGTGATCCCAATATAGAGGATATTTCTTGCGATGGTCCCAATATCCCCATCTTCATATATCATAAAAAGTTTGGGTCAGTTAGGTCCAACGTTACCTTTGAGGATGTGAATAAATTATACTCATTTATCATTAAACTCGCTCAGATCTGTGGACGGCATATATCCATCGCAAACCCATTACTTGATGGTTCGTTACCAGACGGTTCAAGGGTTCAGTTGACATTGGGTAAGGAGGTCACCACGCGTGGCAGTACATTCACTATCAGGAAGTTCAGAGAAAGTCCATTTACTCCACCCGAGCTCATCGAATCCAACACGTTCTCAGTAGAGGCAATTGCATATCTTTGGTTAGCTGTAGAGAATGCTAAAAGCATTATCTTTGTCGGCGGCACAGCCTCTGGAAAGACGACGACTCTCAACGCCATCTCACTGTTCATTCCACCAGAAGCGAAGATCGTCTCAATTGAGGATACTCGCGAGCTGAATCTACCGCACCAAAACTGGATTCCAGGGGTCGTACGTGAGACATTTAGTAAAGAGGGAAACATCGATATGTATGACTTGCTTCGTTCCGCACTCAGGCAACGTCCTGAATTTCTGATCGTGGGCGAGATTAGAGGTGAAGAGGCTTATGTGATGTTTCAGGCGATGGCTACTGGGCACACGACGTTCTCGACCATGCATGCAGATTCAGTAATTTCGGTTGTTCATCGGTTAGAGAACCCGCCAATCAGCATTCCACGAATATTGCTTAAATCACTGGACATCGTCTGCATAAACGTCCAGACATATGTCAATAAGCAACGAGTTCGACGGATGAAGGCAGTTGTAGAGGTCGTAGGTATGGATCCACATACAAACGAGCTACTGACCAATGAAGTTTTCCGCTGGAACTTCTCTGATGACAAATTCAAATATTCCGGTTCATCATATGTTTTGAAGAGGATAATGGAAGAGCGTGCCTGGAATGATAAAGAAATGGGAGACGAACTCAAGAGACGGCAAGATATATTGAAATGGATGGTATCAAAGGGGATTAAATATTACGAAGATGTTGCAAAAATCGTGGTCATGTACTATCAGGAACCGGAAGAGTTGATGAAAATAGTTAGGCAGGAGTTGTATGGCAGTTAG
- a CDS encoding type II secretion system F family protein yields MDVTFEMYLSTATLYATIIGFVSIVIALMVVHVFWVFDIITVALSMLTGFGLGVLTYLGFLVLPVMRMAQRKRDIDATLPHAINYIAAMAGAGVTPLKIFHSLAKSEVYGELAKEARYVIRDVDLFGRDLNTAIKNVAATTPSQKLQEFLQGVITTSTAGGELEPYFKLKAGAYMTEKRMVQKEFIEKLGIIAETYVTAFVAGPLFLIVILSIMSMMGAEIVLLYLVIYVMIPMGSGIILLMVDMATPRA; encoded by the coding sequence ATGGATGTTACGTTTGAAATGTACCTTTCCACTGCCACGCTCTATGCGACGATAATTGGGTTCGTCAGCATCGTCATTGCTCTTATGGTCGTACATGTGTTTTGGGTCTTTGATATTATAACCGTAGCTCTTTCCATGCTCACTGGTTTCGGACTCGGTGTTTTGACATATCTCGGGTTTCTGGTCTTGCCTGTCATGCGAATGGCCCAGCGAAAACGGGACATCGACGCCACATTGCCGCATGCCATCAACTACATAGCTGCGATGGCAGGGGCAGGTGTGACGCCACTAAAGATATTCCATTCATTGGCTAAATCTGAGGTATATGGCGAACTGGCGAAAGAAGCGCGATACGTAATCAGGGACGTTGATTTGTTTGGACGTGACCTAAATACAGCCATAAAAAACGTAGCTGCGACAACCCCATCCCAGAAATTACAGGAGTTCTTACAAGGCGTCATCACGACAAGCACGGCGGGTGGCGAACTCGAGCCATATTTCAAGCTCAAAGCTGGTGCATATATGACTGAAAAACGAATGGTCCAGAAGGAGTTCATCGAGAAATTGGGGATTATCGCCGAGACGTATGTGACGGCATTCGTCGCTGGACCATTATTTCTCATCGTAATATTATCAATCATGTCGATGATGGGTGCTGAAATTGTGTTGTTGTATCTGGTCATCTATGTTATGATACCTATGGGGAGTGGGATAATCTTGCTCATGGTAGATATGGCCACTCCAAGGGCGTGA